In bacterium YEK0313, the DNA window GCAGGCCAAGGCGCATCTGGCCGCCGAGGAGCGGGTGCTCGACGCGCTGGTCGGCGCCACCGCCTCGCCGGCGACCCGCGACAGCTTCCGCAAGAAGCTGCGTGCCGGCGAGATGGATGACAAAGAAATCGACATCGAGGTGACGAGCCAGCCGTCCAACCTGCCGATGATGGACATTCCCGGCATGCCCGGCGGCCAGATCGGCATCGCCAATCTTTCCGACATGCTCGGCAAGATGATGGGCGGCCGGGCCAAGCAGCGCCGCACCACCGTGAAGCAGGCCTATCAGCCGCTGATCCAGGAGGAGGCCGACAAGCTGGTCGACCAGGACACGCTGGTGCAGGAAGCCATCAAGGTGGTGGAGAACAACGGCATTGTGTTCATCGACGAGATCGACAAGATCTGCGCCCGCGAAGGCGCGCGGGTCGGCGGCGACGTCTCGCGCGAGGGCGTGCAGCGCGACCTTCTGCCGCTGATCGAGGGCACCACCGTCTCGACCAAGCATGGGCCGGTCAAATCCGACCACATCCTGTTCATCGCCTCGGGCGCCTTCCATGTGGCCAAGCCCTCGGACCTGCTGCCCGAGCTGCAGGGCCGCCTGCCGATCCGGGTCGAGCTCAATGCCCTGACCCGCGAGGATTTCCGCAGGATCCTGACCGAGACCGAGGCGAGCCTGATCAAGCAGTCGATCGCGATGATGGGCACGGAAGGCCTCAACCTCGTCCTGACCGACGATGCCATCGACGCCATTGCCGATCTTGCGGTGAGCGTGAATGCCTCGGTCGAAAATATCGGCGCGCGGCGGCTGCAGACGATCATGGAGCGGGTGCTGGACGAGATCTCCTTCACCGCGCCCGACCGCGCCGGCGAGACGGTGACCATTGACGGCGACTATGTGAAGAAGACGGTCGGCGATCTCGCCGCCAATGCCGATCTCAGCCGGTTCATCCTGTAACGCGAGCGATCCTCGCGGATGACCGATGGTCTCGTCTCGCAAATCGCTGTCCTCGCGCAGCAATTCGCGAGGCCCTGGCCGGCCCGACGCGTCGGCGTCCGGCCGGCCCTGCCGATCAGACGAGCAGTTCCGGGCGATATTCGAAATGCATGGTATCGAAATGATACCATTTGCCGCCCCAGATGAAGCCGGCGTCCTCGAAAAGGCCAACGATCTCGAACGGGATCTGGTTGCGGTAGGCGATCTCGCCGCGCCGGCGCGCCCAGGCCCAATAGTCCGATTTCGCGACATTGATGTCGATGGCCGCACCCGAGCCGTGCATGCTCGGAAGGCCGGTATCGGCCACAGCCCGGCAATTGTAGGTGCCGGCCGAAGGCACCAGGAAGGCCTTCAGCCGATCCGGCAGGCGTTCGAGCTCCACGATGATCCGCTCGAGCCGGGCGGCGACATCATTGATCTCGGTCACCTGCAGCGTCTGCCGGCCGCTTGCCGGCATCCAGGCGACCGGCCGCATCCGGCCGGCCACTTCGCCGCGCGCGCAGTCGCCATACATCTTGGCGAAGAAGGCGGTGTTGCGCAGCCGCCCCGGACTGTGGTCGCGCGGCGGCGGCCCTTGCGGCGGGCCGCGCTCATAGGTCTGGCGCAGCTGATCGGCAATGGTCGCGGAACGCAGCATGACCTCGAACGGACGTTCCGGCCGGCCGGCACCGATGGCCATGCGGGCGCCGTCGCGCCAGAGGAGGCTATCGTCCGCCACCGCCTGCAGATGATCGGGATAGCTTGCGACCAGATGGTCGAGCCGCCGTCGCGGCGGGCCGGCGGCCGTGGCGGCGCGGCATCCGAACGGCAAAACGGCGAGCCCTGCAAGCGCGGCCCGGCGCGACGGGCGGTCCATGACGCCGTCAGTCGTTGCCGCAGCCGAGATTGCGCTCGAGCCTGACGATGTCGGCGATGATGCGCCGCTGCGTCTGCGACAGCGGCACGTCGGACTGGCGGTCGTACATGCAGCCGGCATTGCCGAAATAGGCGATGGCCGCGCGCGTGCGGAAGCAATAGCCCGCATCCTTGTAGATCTGATTGCGCTCCAGCCAGAGGTCGCCGCATCGCGGCGCGCGCTGGCCATGGGCAAGGCCAGCGGAGCCGGCGAGAACGGCCGCTGCGACGACGACCCGGCCCATCGACAATCTCATCCGTGCCTCCCTGACGGCATCAGCGCCGTGCGCGCCGATGCCACCGACTTCAGCACAGCGCGCCACGGCCCGCCATTGTCTTTGATTGCGCGCCATGGCGCCGCAATGACAGGCGGGCGGCTTTCTCAGCGCGCGGCGTGGGTCGCCCGCGAGAGATGGGCAGCGACCGGCCCGATGGTCGTACGGACCGGGCCGCGGGCCGCCTCGCCCGCCGTGATGAAGGTGGCGATGGCCTGCGTCCGGCGTTCGACGCCAAGCTTGCGCAGGATCGAGGAGACATGGGACTTCACCGTGCCCTCGGAAATGCCGAGGTCATAGGCGATCTGCTTGTTCAGCCGGCCGCGGCTCATCAGGTCGAGCACCTTGAACTGCTGGCCGGACAGCGCATCGAGGCGGCGCGAGGCCGGCGCCTGGCCTTCCGGATCGACGTTGGCGACGACCGGCCACCAGGACCGGCCCGCCAGCACGGCGCCGAGCGCAGCGCGCAGATGATCGGCAGGGAGGTCGAGCGGCAGGGCGGCGACGGCGCCGCGGTTGCGCGCATCCTGCACCGGCCGGCGATCGGCATGGTCGACAAGCACGGCGACGCGGGTCCCGGGGGTGATTTCAAGCCCGTCCAGGGCGTCGAGCGTGGTGATGACGAGCTCGGCCCGGCTTTCGTCCACCACGGTCGCGCCCGGATGGTTGGCGCGCACCAGCGCATCCAGCGTTTCGGCGACGATCGGGAAGGGGTGGTGAACGGCGAATGCGAATGTTTCGCGCGGCATCGGCTGAGCGAGGTTCGTCATGTGAAATCCCTCGTGTCGGATGGCTTCAAGCACCTGAGACAAACGCTAACACCGGCCCTGGCGGCGTCAAAATGCGAAAGGTCATGCTGCAAAATTGCGAAAATTTTGCTTTTCTATCGTCCGGCGGATGTGCTTCGATCTAGGTCGAACGACCAGACGGTATCATCATCCAGGAAGG includes these proteins:
- the hslU gene encoding ATP-dependent protease ATPase subunit HslU yields the protein MTDFSPREIVSELDRHIIGQDKAKRAVAIALRNRWRRLQLDETLREEVLPKNILMIGPTGVGKTEISRRLAKLANAPFLKVEATKFTEVGYVGRDVEQIIRDLVEVGISIVRETKRREVQAKAHLAAEERVLDALVGATASPATRDSFRKKLRAGEMDDKEIDIEVTSQPSNLPMMDIPGMPGGQIGIANLSDMLGKMMGGRAKQRRTTVKQAYQPLIQEEADKLVDQDTLVQEAIKVVENNGIVFIDEIDKICAREGARVGGDVSREGVQRDLLPLIEGTTVSTKHGPVKSDHILFIASGAFHVAKPSDLLPELQGRLPIRVELNALTREDFRRILTETEASLIKQSIAMMGTEGLNLVLTDDAIDAIADLAVSVNASVENIGARRLQTIMERVLDEISFTAPDRAGETVTIDGDYVKKTVGDLAANADLSRFIL
- the degU_3 gene encoding Transcriptional regulatory protein DegU; amino-acid sequence: MTNLAQPMPRETFAFAVHHPFPIVAETLDALVRANHPGATVVDESRAELVITTLDALDGLEITPGTRVAVLVDHADRRPVQDARNRGAVAALPLDLPADHLRAALGAVLAGRSWWPVVANVDPEGQAPASRRLDALSGQQFKVLDLMSRGRLNKQIAYDLGISEGTVKSHVSSILRKLGVERRTQAIATFITAGEAARGPVRTTIGPVAAHLSRATHAAR